CGAATCCATCGGGCCGGCCGAAGTCCTCCAGTTCGACGGCACGGTAATCCACCGCGTGGAGGTCGACGAGGGTATGGACGAGTTCAGCTGCCAGCGCCTCGATTTGGTCATCGGTGAGGTCGTCAAGATCGCGGTGCTCGCGCACTACTTGCCCCTGGACGAACTCGACGACAGTCAGCGGCGACCCGGTATAGGAACCGTCGACGTCGGCGGCCACAGTGGCGGCCACCGGAACTGCACTGTGTTTGAGGGCACCAGTGACGCGGTACTCCCTGGCGACATCATGAGCCGAGGGCGTCAACCCGTGTAACGGGGGTCGGCGCACCACCCATGCCATACGACCATCGGTCACACGGTAAGTCAGGTTGGATCGGCCGCCGGGCAGCGCACGTGCCGAAAGCGATTGCCCGACAGCTACTCCGCTATCCACCAGCAAAGCGCGTAACCGCTCGAGATCGAGCCCTTGGTGGATCATTGGGCTGCCGCCGCGGCGCGGATGGCACGTTTGGCGATGGCCCAGCGGTGCACTTCTGAGGGCCCATCGTAGATCCGGAACGGACGGACCTCCCGCGAGATCCGGGCGATGGGGTAATCGTCGGAGATACCGAGGCCTCCGCACATCTGTGCGCTGCGGTCGACGACGCGGTCGATCGCTTCGGCAGCGAAGGTCTTGGCTATCGAAGTCGATGTCGACGCGGCGTTTCCCTGATCGAGCTGCCAACACGCCTGAATGAGTAGCGCTCTGGCCGCAGCCAGATCTATTTCGTTGTCGGCGACAAGTTTTTGGACCATTCCCAAATCGCCGAGGCGGCCGCCGAATCCGTGGCGCTGACCGACATGGTGCAGAGCCGTGTCGTGGGCCCGGCGGGCAGAGCCCAGCCAACGCATGACATGGGTCATGCGCGCAGGACCTAACCGGATTTGGGCATAGGAGAATCCGGCGTCGACCTCGCCGAGGACGGCGCCATCATCGACGGTGACGTCATTGAACAGCACTTCGCAGTGACCGCCCAACATGGATTTGTCCATCGTGGCTATATGCCGGCCGACCTGCAGTCCGGTGGCGCCGTGATCGACGAGAAACATGGTGGCACCGCCACGGTCGCCGGGCTGTCCGGACGTACGTGCCATGACGATGAAGAAGTGGGCTCCGTCGGCGCCGGTGATAAACCACTTGCGCCCGAAGATATGCCAGCGCCCACCGCCGTAGGTCGCTGTCGTGTTCAGCATCGTTGGATCCGAGCCCGCCCCAGGGGAGGGCTCAGTCATCGCAAAGGCTGAGCGATAAGCCCCGGTGGCCAACGGTTCCAGGTACCGCGCTTTTTGGTCGGTGGTGGCGGCGTGAGTCAGCAGGTGAAGATTGCCCTCATCGGGTGCGGCGATGTTCAGACTCAGCGGACCGAACAAGGAGTACCCGGCCTCTTCGAATACCGGTGCCCGATCGACCATGCCCAAACCCAAACCGCCGTACTCACGCGGAGCGTGAGGTGCAAAGATGCCGGCGTCTTTGGCGGCGGCCTGCAACTGCACGCGCAGCTCATCGTTGCCGGCGGCGTCGATGTCGCCGCGGTACTGGTCATCGACGGGCAGCACCGCCTCACGGATGAAGGCAGCAGTCTGTGCGGCGAGGTCGGTCACCTGCGGGGCAAAGTCGAAGCTCACAGCCATCGGCACTTCCTTGGGTTAGCGGGGCATGAAGCGGGCGCTGCAGCGCATTCCAAAGGCGCGGTCGCCGTCTTGGACGGTAACCACCAGCGCGCAGGTCTAATGTCGCAATACGCGACGGCTGAGCCGTTCCTGTGGTCGTGACAACACGGTGTTCCCAATTGCGACACATGCCCGGCCCAGTGCAGACCTATGGTTCGGATCTGACCACCGAGGCGAACGCATGATCAGGGCCCCGGGCGACCGAACTGTTGTCGAAGGAAGACTGGTATGAACCTGGCGAGTGTGTTCCACCATCAGGCGGCAAAATACCCGGACAAACTGGCGGTAGCCGACGCGCAGACCACCCTGACGTACGCGTCGCTAGACGATCAGTCGGCGCGGGTGGCGGCCTTCCTGATTGCGGAATCGATTCGACCCGGCGACCGTGTCGCGATCTACATGACCAACTGTGTGCAGTACATCGTTGTCGCGCTGGGAATCTGGCGTGCCGGCGCGGTGCTGGTGCCATTGAACACCGCCGTCCCTCAAGCCCCGCTGCGTCATGCCGTTGACGATTCCGGTGTGCGTATGGTGTTCGCCGACTCGCAGACCGCTGTGCGCTTCGCGCGCGACTGCCAGGGCCTGGCAGCGGCTGAAAATCTCATTGTCTACGACCGCGGCCCCACCGAGGACCCAGTGCCGGCCCGCTGGAGCTATGACCACACCCTGAGCGCTCCACCGGCTTCGAGCATCCATCCCCGGCTCGACGGCGACGACGCCATCATCATGTACACCAGCGGGTCTTCGGGAAACCCCAAAGGCGTGCGCCAGACACATCGCAACGTCACCGCCTACATCACTGCAATCACGCAGGTATGGAACCTTTCTGCCGAAGACTTTGCGGTGATCTGTACACCCTTCTTCCACGTCGGCGGGATGCAGCTGATGATCCTGCCCATGCTTCTCAACGGCGCCTCGGCCTACACGTTGCCGCGGTGGAATGTCGCGCAGTGGCGCCAAGCCATGCAGGACCACAACGCCACCTATACCGCCCTGGTGCCAACGATGGTCGTCGATGTCGCCAACGCCTTCGAAAACGAACCAGCCGACCTGTCGTCTGTCCGAGTATGCGCTATCGGCGGCTCGGTGCTGCCGGACGGGCCGGTGCAGCGTTTCCTGTCCGCGACCGGAATCACCAACGCGGTCAATATCTACGGACAAACCGAACAGTCCGGCGTGGCCATCTGTGAACGGCCGGGACAACAGGATTCTCCACGGACACTGGGGCGGCCCTTGGAGCAGCTTGTGCAGTGGCAACTGATCGACACGGCCACCGGTGAGAATGTCAGCGACCGACCGGACCACGTCGGCGAGCTGCAGGTGCGCGGCGATGCCGTAAGCCCTGGGTACTGGAATCTGTCGCAAATCAACGCCGACAAGTACGCCGACGGATGGCTACGAACAGGCGACCTGATGCGCATCGACGCCGAAGGCGCACTGCACTTCGTGGAACGATCCGATGAGATGATCATCTCGGGCGGGGAGAACGTCTACCCCCAGATGATCGAAAACAGTTTGGCCTCGTGCCCACACGTGGCCGAGGTCGCCGTCATCGGCACTCACCATGAGCGCTGGATCCAGCAGGTGACCGCGATCGTCGTGCCGCGGACACCGGCTGTCACCAAAGACGACATCCTCACCTTTTGCGCTCAGCATCCCGACCTCCAGGGATTGCAGCGTCCGCGCCGCATCGAGCTGGTTTCGGCACTGCCACGCACCGGCAACAACAAGATCGACAGACCGCAACTCAAGCGCGACTTTGTCTGACCATGAGTCATCTTCGATTGCTCTGGATCAACGGCGCGCCCATCGAGCGGCCTGCACCAGTACCTACACGGCGACGCCTACCGGTTGAAACCACCAGTGACGGCTGCCGTATCGCCTGGATGGTGCTGCCGACAACAACTTCAACGGCGCTGACCGCACCGCGGAGCACCAAAGCACACAGGATGAAGACAACCCTGCGTGGCCGCCGCGTTCCCGCCGTCGTTGCGGTGTTGTTCGCCCTGCTCTTTCAGCTACTCGCCGCCGTCGGCATGCATCTGGTGCTGGAGCGGCCCACGCTGGAGGCCACGAGGCCGTTCGCTGCCAGGCCGGTCAGCACGCCATGAACCACGGCGACGAACAGGGTTTCGCGTGGGCGCTTGCCGAAACAGCTGAACCGTTCCTGAAACCCGCTGAGCGGCATTGGCTTTGCGTCAAGATCGGAGCAGGAGACTACCGCGGCGCCATTCTGGAATTGCTGGAACGATTCGCCGCTGCCGATCGCGAGCTACCACTGGCGCTGGCCCCTTCCCTGGAAGCATGGGTGAGCGGCTTCGCCGGTAGCCGTTACGAGCAACGGCTACGCTCATTGGCGGTGCGCATCCGCCTTGGTCCACCGATTCCCGAACCCATCGTGGTTGCGCCCCCGCCTCGGTTGGTCGCACGGCGTCCCTAACCGGCCGCCAAACGGATCGCGCTGCGATGGCGCACGATATCTGATCGGCGCACGCCTGCCCCAGTCCCACCCCGCTGGGCGTAAGCGCACAGCACACCGCCCTGGTGCGCACGTGATGGGATTCGCGTGCGCACCAGGGCGGCCGGCGTTGGTGGCGGTGTCGTCAGAGCCGTTCGATGATGGTGGCGTTGGCCATGCCGCCGCCTTCGCACATGGTTTGTAGCCCGTAACGTGCTCCACTGCGTTCAAGGTTGTTGACCATGGTGGTGAGCAGGCGTGTTCCCGATGCCCCCAGGGCATGCCCGAGCGCGATGGCGCCACCTCGCGGATTGAGCTTGGCCGGATCGGCGTTGAGAGAGCGTGCCCACGCCAGTGGTACCGGCGCGAACGCCTCGTTGACTTCGTAGGTGTCGATGTCCTCCAACGTCAGACCGGATCGGTCCAGTACCTTCTTGGTCGCCGGAATCACGCCGGTCAGCATGTACAGCGGATCACTGCCGGTGACAGCAAAACTGTGAAAGCGCGCACGAGGACGCAGTCCGAGTTCGTTGGCTTTGTCCTCGGACATGATCAGCACCGCTGAGGCCGCGTCGGTCAGCGGTGAGGAGTTGCCGGCCGTGATACTCCAGTTGATCTGGGGGAACCGAGAGCTGTATTCCTCTGAGGCAAAAGACGGGCGCAATCCGGCCAGGCCCTGCTCGGTGGTTGCGGCGCGCACCGTCTCATCGGTGTTGTGGGTAGTGCCGTCGGGCAGCGTGACCGCGATGATCTCGTTGTCGAAATCGCCGCCTTGGTTAGCTTCGGCGGCCAGGCGGTGCGAGCGGGCGGAATACGCATCGAGGGCCTCGCGGTCCAAGTTCCAGTCCGCGGCGATCAGTTCAGCCGAGACACCCTGTCCGACAAGCCCGTCGGGGAACCGCGCAGCTAACGGCTTGACGTTGGGATCCTGTCCTTGTGAGCTGGCACCCATTGGGATTCGGCTCATCGACTCCACCCCGCAGGCGATGACAATGTCGTAAGCGCCGGCCAGCACACCCTGGGCAGCGAAATGTGCAGCCTGCTGGCTGGAGCCGCACTGGCGGTCCACGCTGGTGCCAGGCACCGACTCGGGCAACCCTGCAGCCAGCGCCGCGGTGCGAGCGATGTTGAGAGCCTGCTCACCTGTCTGCGACACGCATCCGGCGATGACATCGTCGATGAGCGCCGGGTCGAATTCGTTGCGCGCCAACAGTGACTGCAGAGTCTGCTGCAACAAATTGACCGGATGCACGCCCGAAAGCGCGCCGCCGGGTTTGCCTTTGCCTGAGCCTGTGCGTATCGCATCGACAATGACTGCGCTGTTACTCATCGGTTCTCCAATCCAGAGACGTTGTGGTAGAGGGGGTTTGAAATCTATGCGCGCCACAGGCCGGGGCCTGGGCGGGTGAGGGGAAGAAATGGCACAGTGACTTGTTTGCTCAGCCGTGTGAGACACACCGTGATTTCGGCGACGTCCGCGGCCGTGATCATCGCCGCCGGGTCCACGCCGGGAAGGTCGGCAGTCATATCGGTGGCGACATAGCCCGGGCACACGGCCGAGGCGTTGACACCGTGAGAGTACTCTTCGACCGACAAGGTCTCGCACAGTGAGATCAGGGCGGCTTTGGTGGCGCCGTAGGCGGAGTTCAGCGGTTCCCCGGCCAGTCCTGTCATTGATGCCATCGCGATAACGCGCGATCCCCATGGCGAGTGTTCACCGGCGAGCCGCAATGCCGGCAATAGGTTCTGGATCAAGGCATACGGCGCGCGTAGATTGATGGCCAGCAGTTTGTCGAGCCGGCGCAACGGAAAACTGTCCAAACGGCCGATGGTCCCCATCGCGGCATTGAGGATCAGCGCATCCAGAGACTCCAGATCGGCGATGGCGTCAGCGATGATCTGAGGGGCCAGCGGGTCGGCCATGTCGGCGGCGATGGGACGCACATGCCGTCCACTGTCTGCGGCCAGTGCCGCAGCGAACTCTTCGATCCCGGCCTGATTACGGGCGGTGACGATCAGGTCCCAGCCTTCGGCAGCCAGTCTGGTGGAGATCTGCGCGCCGATGCCGCGGCTGGCACCGGTGACGACGGCGGTGCGCTGTGTCATCGGGGTGCCATCCTGATGGCGCCGTCGAGTCGAATGGTCTCGCCGTTGAGCATCGGGTTGACCACGATGTGCTCCACAAGCGCGGCGAACTCGTGGGGATCGCCGAGCCGGCGTGGATGAGGCACCTGGCTGGCGATGGACTCACGTGCCGGCTCGGAAAGTCCCTGCAGGATGGGGGTATCGAACATGCCCGGTGCAATGCCCATCACCCGGATGAGTTGGCTGGATAGATCACGGGCCAGTGGCAATGTCATGCTGGCGATGGCTCCTTTCGATGCGGCGTAAGACGCTTGTCCGATCTGACCGTCGTAGGCGGCCACCGAGGCGGTGTTGATGATCACGCCGCGCTCTCCGTCCACCGGGTTGGTAGCGACCATCGCCGCGCCGGCCAAACGTGTGACGTTGAAGGAGCCGACCAGGTTGATGTCGATCACGCGTTGGAACCGCTGCAGTTCCAAAGGCCCGGTCTTGCTGACGACGCGGGCCGGATCACCCACGCCGGCGCAGTTGACCACTACTCGCAGCGGCCCCCAGTCGGCAGCCGCGCTTACTGCGGACTTGACGGCGTCCTCGTCGCGCACGTCGGCGGCGAGGAGGCGGATGCGTGGATCTGTCTGCGGGGCTTGCTCGACCGCGACAGGCAGGTCGATACCGATCACCTTGGCTCCGGCCGCGGCCAGCCGGTGCGCCGTGGCGTGACCCAGCCCGGAGGCCGCACCGGTGATCAATGCGATGGAGTTCTCTAACTTCACTGTGCTGGTGTCGCTTTCGCTGCGTGCCTGCGCCCTCGAAGGGCTGATTGCCGCACTCAACGTCGCACTCCGGGTGGGGGCATGGTCGTCGCAATCCGCGACAGTCCGGCCCCGGTGTAGTGATGTGCGACATAGTGACGGCCCTAAGCGTTCCTAGCCTGGATCCACAGTGATCGGCATGACCACCAGCAGGAGGTGCCACGATGAGTAGTCCCCAGCCCCGGCAGGATCGGCGTCATCCAACAGTGCGGACCGCGTCGGGTTCGGCGTCGGCGCCTCTGCCCGCGGTGCGTCATCTTCATCCGCGCGGTGTCAGCACGATTGATCACCGCGAGTGTGGCCATGAGCCAGGGGCGCCATTGCCCGTTGGTAGGCGGGCCGCCGTCCACCACGACGCGGTCGATATCGCCATCGAGCGCCTGCAGGCCGGTCAAATGGTCATTGTGGTCGATGACCCCGAACGTGAGAACGAAGGTGACCTCGTCATGGCTGCACAGTTTGTGTCGGCGCCGAACATGGCATTCATGGTGAGGCACACCACCGGCATCATCTGCGCGCCGATGACCGATGAACGCGCTGATGCGTTGGGCCTGCCGTTGATGGTGACCGCCAGCACCGACCCGCACGGTACGGCGTTCACCGTCTCTGTTGACGCCGAAGGAACCGGTACCGGCGTCAGCGCCCAGGACCGCGCGGCTACGGTGGCCGCGTTGGCTGCGGCGACGACCACCTCATCCGATCTGCGGATACCTGGCCATATTTTCCCCCTGCGTGCGCGCGCAGGCGGCGTGTTGGAGCGCGGCGGGCATACCGAGGCCGCGGTAGATCTCATGCGCCTGGCCGGGCTGGACGAGGTCGGCGTGATCAGCGAATTGGTTGCCGACGACGGCGACATGCTGCGCGGGCAGGCGCTCATGCAGTTCGCCGCCGACCACCACCTTGCCGTGGTCTCGATAGCTGAACTCAAGGCCCGCCGCTCGCAGCAGCGCGTCCGCCTGAGTGGCACATCCCAATTGCCGACTGCCTACGGGCTTTTCGAAGCGCGCTCGTACCGCGAGGGGCCTACCGGTCAGGAACACCTGGTGCTGATCGCCGGTGAGCTTGATGCGCTTCGTGCCACGGCTGCCGGAGCGCTGGTTCGTGTGCACAGCGAATGCTTGACCGGTGACCTGGCTTCCTCACTGCGCTGCGATTGCGGCGATCAGCTGCGTGAATCCTTGCAACTGGTCGCTGACAACGGAGGCATCGTGATCTACCTGCGCGGCCACGAAGGGCGCGGGATCGGACTCAGCGACAAACTGCGCGCCTACACCTTGCAAGACGCCGGCCGGGACACCGTGGACGCCAATCTCGACCTCGGCCTGCCTGTGGACAGCCGTGACTACGCAGCCGCGGCAGACATCCTCACCGATCTCGACGTGCCGCGCATACGGCTGATATCAAACAATCCTGCCAAACGCGACGGTCTGAGCCGACACGGCATTCAGGTCACCGAATGCCTGCACCTCCCCAGCCACCGCACCGCACACAACGTCGATTATCTGCGCACAAAAAGGGACCGGATGGGGCACGCGATCGACATCTAGGGACGAGGCGTCGCGCGTGCACTCAGGGGTATGCCGGCCTGGCCGGAGCACTCCGGCAAGGTTGCGTTCGAAATCAACTCAGATAGCGGTACACGGCTTCGGCGACACAAACCGGTTTGTTTTGTCCTTCTGCTTGCAGAGTGGCATGCACCGTCACGCTGACGCCGCCGGGCACCTCGGTGACCGCGGCGATCCGCGATTGCAAGCGCACTCGCGTCCCGGAAGCCAGCGGAGCCGGGAACCGGACCTTCTCGAGCCCGTAGTTGAGGACCTGCGAACAGTTCTGCACGGTCAGCACGCTGGC
The window above is part of the Mycolicibacterium fortuitum subsp. fortuitum genome. Proteins encoded here:
- a CDS encoding bifunctional 3,4-dihydroxy-2-butanone-4-phosphate synthase/GTP cyclohydrolase II — encoded protein: MPVGRRAAVHHDAVDIAIERLQAGQMVIVVDDPERENEGDLVMAAQFVSAPNMAFMVRHTTGIICAPMTDERADALGLPLMVTASTDPHGTAFTVSVDAEGTGTGVSAQDRAATVAALAAATTTSSDLRIPGHIFPLRARAGGVLERGGHTEAAVDLMRLAGLDEVGVISELVADDGDMLRGQALMQFAADHHLAVVSIAELKARRSQQRVRLSGTSQLPTAYGLFEARSYREGPTGQEHLVLIAGELDALRATAAGALVRVHSECLTGDLASSLRCDCGDQLRESLQLVADNGGIVIYLRGHEGRGIGLSDKLRAYTLQDAGRDTVDANLDLGLPVDSRDYAAAADILTDLDVPRIRLISNNPAKRDGLSRHGIQVTECLHLPSHRTAHNVDYLRTKRDRMGHAIDI
- a CDS encoding SDR family NAD(P)-dependent oxidoreductase produces the protein MKLENSIALITGAASGLGHATAHRLAAAGAKVIGIDLPVAVEQAPQTDPRIRLLAADVRDEDAVKSAVSAAADWGPLRVVVNCAGVGDPARVVSKTGPLELQRFQRVIDINLVGSFNVTRLAGAAMVATNPVDGERGVIINTASVAAYDGQIGQASYAASKGAIASMTLPLARDLSSQLIRVMGIAPGMFDTPILQGLSEPARESIASQVPHPRRLGDPHEFAALVEHIVVNPMLNGETIRLDGAIRMAPR
- a CDS encoding acyl-CoA dehydrogenase family protein produces the protein MAVSFDFAPQVTDLAAQTAAFIREAVLPVDDQYRGDIDAAGNDELRVQLQAAAKDAGIFAPHAPREYGGLGLGMVDRAPVFEEAGYSLFGPLSLNIAAPDEGNLHLLTHAATTDQKARYLEPLATGAYRSAFAMTEPSPGAGSDPTMLNTTATYGGGRWHIFGRKWFITGADGAHFFIVMARTSGQPGDRGGATMFLVDHGATGLQVGRHIATMDKSMLGGHCEVLFNDVTVDDGAVLGEVDAGFSYAQIRLGPARMTHVMRWLGSARRAHDTALHHVGQRHGFGGRLGDLGMVQKLVADNEIDLAAARALLIQACWQLDQGNAASTSTSIAKTFAAEAIDRVVDRSAQMCGGLGISDDYPIARISREVRPFRIYDGPSEVHRWAIAKRAIRAAAAAQ
- a CDS encoding thiolase family protein; translated protein: MSNSAVIVDAIRTGSGKGKPGGALSGVHPVNLLQQTLQSLLARNEFDPALIDDVIAGCVSQTGEQALNIARTAALAAGLPESVPGTSVDRQCGSSQQAAHFAAQGVLAGAYDIVIACGVESMSRIPMGASSQGQDPNVKPLAARFPDGLVGQGVSAELIAADWNLDREALDAYSARSHRLAAEANQGGDFDNEIIAVTLPDGTTHNTDETVRAATTEQGLAGLRPSFASEEYSSRFPQINWSITAGNSSPLTDAASAVLIMSEDKANELGLRPRARFHSFAVTGSDPLYMLTGVIPATKKVLDRSGLTLEDIDTYEVNEAFAPVPLAWARSLNADPAKLNPRGGAIALGHALGASGTRLLTTMVNNLERSGARYGLQTMCEGGGMANATIIERL
- a CDS encoding SDR family NAD(P)-dependent oxidoreductase; the protein is MTQRTAVVTGASRGIGAQISTRLAAEGWDLIVTARNQAGIEEFAAALAADSGRHVRPIAADMADPLAPQIIADAIADLESLDALILNAAMGTIGRLDSFPLRRLDKLLAINLRAPYALIQNLLPALRLAGEHSPWGSRVIAMASMTGLAGEPLNSAYGATKAALISLCETLSVEEYSHGVNASAVCPGYVATDMTADLPGVDPAAMITAADVAEITVCLTRLSKQVTVPFLPLTRPGPGLWRA
- a CDS encoding class I adenylate-forming enzyme family protein, producing MNLASVFHHQAAKYPDKLAVADAQTTLTYASLDDQSARVAAFLIAESIRPGDRVAIYMTNCVQYIVVALGIWRAGAVLVPLNTAVPQAPLRHAVDDSGVRMVFADSQTAVRFARDCQGLAAAENLIVYDRGPTEDPVPARWSYDHTLSAPPASSIHPRLDGDDAIIMYTSGSSGNPKGVRQTHRNVTAYITAITQVWNLSAEDFAVICTPFFHVGGMQLMILPMLLNGASAYTLPRWNVAQWRQAMQDHNATYTALVPTMVVDVANAFENEPADLSSVRVCAIGGSVLPDGPVQRFLSATGITNAVNIYGQTEQSGVAICERPGQQDSPRTLGRPLEQLVQWQLIDTATGENVSDRPDHVGELQVRGDAVSPGYWNLSQINADKYADGWLRTGDLMRIDAEGALHFVERSDEMIISGGENVYPQMIENSLASCPHVAEVAVIGTHHERWIQQVTAIVVPRTPAVTKDDILTFCAQHPDLQGLQRPRRIELVSALPRTGNNKIDRPQLKRDFV